From Thalassococcus sp. S3, one genomic window encodes:
- a CDS encoding CpaF family protein, whose translation MFSKYKKSAPAPAPAQPANNPEAAPAKADQPARLRRPTQKQAAETAPMDKERKRKERMGEIKVELHRALLENLNLAALEHATEAELRTEISSIASEILEEKGIVLNRDDRQTLNKELYDEVTGLGPLETLLQDETVNDILVNGPQQVFVERAGKLELSDVTFKDERHLLRIIDKIVSAVGRRVDESNPYVDARLKDGSRFNAMVPPIAVDGSLVSIRKFKKDKLGIDDLVNFGAFTEEMAAYLQAAVATRLNVIVSGGTGSGKTTTLNALSSFIDNAERILTIEDTAELQLQQTHVGRMESRPPNVEGKGEVSPRDCLKNALRMRPDRIIVGETRGEEVIDMLQAMNTGHDGSMTTIHANSARDGISRLENMIAMAGIEMPIKAVRSQISSAVNLIVQASRLQDGSRRMTSITEITGMEGDVISMQEIFRYQRVGLTPDNKIIGHFTATGVRSHFSERFRMWGYDLPASIYEPINAG comes from the coding sequence GTGTTTTCCAAGTATAAAAAATCGGCCCCCGCGCCTGCGCCGGCACAGCCTGCAAACAATCCCGAAGCGGCTCCGGCCAAAGCGGATCAGCCGGCCCGGTTGCGACGGCCCACGCAAAAGCAGGCCGCCGAGACGGCGCCGATGGACAAGGAACGCAAGCGCAAGGAGCGGATGGGCGAGATCAAGGTCGAGTTGCACCGCGCCCTGCTCGAAAACCTGAACTTGGCCGCGCTGGAACATGCGACCGAAGCCGAGTTAAGGACCGAGATCAGCTCGATCGCGAGCGAAATCCTTGAAGAAAAGGGCATCGTCCTCAATCGGGACGACCGTCAAACGCTCAACAAGGAGCTTTATGACGAGGTTACGGGCCTTGGCCCGCTTGAAACCCTTTTGCAGGACGAAACAGTCAACGATATCCTTGTGAACGGTCCGCAGCAGGTCTTTGTGGAGCGCGCGGGCAAGCTGGAGCTTAGCGATGTGACGTTCAAGGACGAACGCCACCTCCTGCGCATCATCGACAAGATCGTCAGCGCTGTGGGACGGCGCGTGGACGAATCGAACCCCTATGTGGACGCCCGCCTGAAAGACGGCTCGCGTTTTAACGCGATGGTGCCGCCCATTGCTGTCGATGGCTCGCTCGTTTCGATCCGGAAGTTCAAAAAAGACAAGCTGGGCATCGACGATCTGGTGAATTTCGGCGCCTTTACCGAGGAAATGGCCGCATATCTGCAAGCGGCCGTCGCCACGCGTCTGAACGTGATCGTGTCCGGGGGCACCGGCTCGGGTAAGACAACGACGCTGAATGCGCTCAGCTCTTTCATCGACAATGCCGAGCGGATCCTCACCATCGAGGATACAGCGGAACTCCAACTCCAACAGACCCATGTGGGCCGGATGGAAAGCCGGCCGCCCAACGTGGAAGGCAAGGGCGAGGTGTCTCCCCGTGACTGTCTGAAAAATGCGCTGCGGATGCGTCCTGACCGGATCATCGTGGGTGAGACGCGCGGCGAGGAAGTCATCGACATGCTGCAGGCCATGAACACGGGCCACGACGGGTCGATGACCACGATCCACGCCAACTCCGCCCGTGACGGGATCAGCCGTCTGGAGAACATGATCGCGATGGCGGGGATCGAGATGCCGATCAAGGCGGTACGCTCGCAGATCTCCTCGGCTGTGAACCTGATCGTGCAGGCCAGCCGCCTGCAGGACGGGTCCCGTCGTATGACCTCGATCACCGAGATTACCGGGATGGAGGGCGATGTGATTTCAATGCAGGAGATCTTTCGCTACCAGCGTGTCGGGCTGACACCAGACAACAAGATCATCGGTCATTTTACGGCAACCGGCGTGCGCAGCCATTTTTCAGAGCGGTTTCGGATGTGGGGGTATGACCTGCCGGCTTCGATCTACGAACCGATCAACGCGGGGTAA
- a CDS encoding type II secretion system F family protein, with the protein MEISAEPIIYGLIFVGVLVLVEGVYLVAFGKSISLNSRVNRRLEMMDKGTGREQVLEQLRKEMQQHMKSQSIPLYSLLAEKAQKAAIAFTPQQLILVMAGLAAIAFVGLSIGTETEPPVRIALSIVIGVGAVFFWVSSKAKKRIAMIEEQLPDAVELMVRSLRVGHPFVSAIGIVSKEVQDPLATEFGIIADEAAYGRDVGEALKEMAERLDIQDMRFLSVAVTIQQQSGGNLAEVLDGLAKVIRARFRLFRRVKAITAEAQWSGKFLSGFPLLALIVIQVQDPHYYDEVLDHPYFIPACFIVGILLTLNLIVMRYLTNIKV; encoded by the coding sequence ATGGAAATCAGTGCAGAGCCGATTATCTACGGGCTCATTTTCGTCGGTGTTCTCGTCCTGGTCGAAGGGGTCTATCTGGTCGCCTTCGGCAAGTCGATCAGCCTGAACAGCCGGGTCAACCGCCGGCTGGAAATGATGGACAAGGGCACCGGGCGCGAGCAGGTGCTGGAACAGCTGCGCAAGGAAATGCAGCAGCATATGAAATCGCAGTCCATCCCGCTTTATTCGCTGCTTGCAGAAAAGGCGCAGAAGGCTGCGATTGCCTTTACCCCACAACAGCTGATCCTGGTGATGGCGGGGCTTGCCGCGATTGCCTTTGTCGGTCTGAGCATCGGAACGGAAACCGAACCGCCGGTGCGCATCGCGCTATCGATTGTGATTGGCGTGGGTGCGGTGTTCTTCTGGGTGTCATCGAAGGCCAAAAAGCGCATCGCCATGATCGAGGAACAGCTTCCCGACGCGGTGGAGCTGATGGTGCGCAGCTTGCGTGTCGGTCACCCTTTCGTGTCGGCCATCGGGATCGTCTCGAAGGAGGTGCAAGATCCGCTGGCCACGGAATTCGGTATCATCGCGGATGAAGCGGCCTATGGCCGTGACGTGGGCGAGGCGCTCAAGGAAATGGCCGAACGGCTGGATATCCAGGATATGCGCTTTCTGTCGGTCGCCGTGACGATCCAGCAGCAATCAGGCGGTAACCTCGCCGAGGTGCTGGATGGCCTGGCCAAGGTGATCCGGGCCCGCTTTCGCCTCTTCCGCCGCGTCAAGGCGATCACGGCCGAGGCGCAGTGGTCCGGCAAGTTCCTGTCGGGTTTCCCGCTCCTCGCCCTGATCGTGATCCAGGTTCAGGATCCGCACTACTACGACGAGGTGCTTGATCACCCCTATTTCATTCCGGCCTGCTTTATCGTCGGTATCCTTCTGACGCTGAACCTGATCGTGATGCGTTACCTCACCAACATCAAAGTCTGA
- a CDS encoding type II secretion system F family protein, whose translation MDFLTYANDLLTSSLGPFGPLIAVGGLGLFMILLTIPMLMNQPEDPLKKLKRNASVVKEKKSEKERLRQGGRNEQLERFANFLEPQNVDELSAIQLKLTQAGYQSKDAVRVFHVAQLALGLIGLVAGVLYVTVLNADQNFDTQQLIMYTIGPGGVGYMLPKYWVTRRVGERQAQITAGFPDSLDMMLVCVEAGQSLDQSIIRVAKELRASYPALADEFEIVSYEMKAGKDKATVLRDMGTRCGVQDVSSFVTVLIQSQTFGTSIADALRVYAGEMRDKRVMRAEEAANKLPTKMTLATMMLTVPPLLIILVGPSVHGITQMGQ comes from the coding sequence ATGGATTTTCTGACATACGCCAACGATCTGCTCACCAGTTCCCTGGGACCTTTCGGCCCGCTTATCGCTGTCGGTGGTCTGGGTCTCTTTATGATCCTGCTGACCATTCCGATGCTGATGAACCAGCCGGAGGATCCGCTTAAAAAGCTCAAGCGCAACGCGAGTGTTGTCAAAGAGAAGAAGTCGGAAAAGGAACGTCTGCGCCAGGGTGGCCGGAACGAACAACTTGAACGCTTTGCCAATTTCCTTGAGCCGCAGAACGTGGACGAGCTGTCCGCGATCCAGCTCAAGCTGACCCAGGCCGGCTATCAGTCCAAGGATGCCGTGCGTGTCTTTCACGTCGCACAACTCGCACTTGGCCTGATCGGCCTTGTCGCGGGCGTGCTTTACGTCACTGTTCTGAATGCGGACCAGAATTTCGACACCCAGCAACTCATCATGTATACGATTGGACCCGGCGGTGTCGGATACATGTTGCCGAAATACTGGGTCACACGGCGCGTGGGGGAGAGGCAGGCCCAGATCACCGCCGGCTTCCCGGATTCGCTCGACATGATGCTGGTCTGCGTCGAGGCCGGGCAGTCGCTCGACCAGTCGATCATCCGAGTAGCCAAGGAACTGCGGGCGTCCTACCCGGCGCTCGCCGACGAGTTCGAGATCGTGTCCTACGAGATGAAAGCGGGCAAGGATAAGGCCACCGTCCTGCGTGACATGGGAACACGCTGCGGCGTTCAGGATGTCTCGTCCTTCGTGACCGTTCTGATCCAGTCCCAGACCTTCGGTACCTCCATCGCCGACGCGCTGCGGGTCTATGCCGGCGAGATGCGGGACAAGCGGGTGATGCGCGCGGAAGAGGCCGCAAACAAGTTGCCAACGAAGATGACCCTTGCCACAATGATGCTTACTGTGCCGCCGCTTCTGATCATCCTGGTCGGGCCTTCGGTGCACGGGATCACCCAGATGGGTCAATAA
- a CDS encoding tetratricopeptide repeat protein — MGQRGSTWKGRILLICSLAGVAACGAPAISETEGGPYAPGIDRRGQAVDGVEVGHRLMAAGEYELAIDAFTRAALENGMTPEVISGLGTANLGLGRLGQAEELLRRSVREEPDWPEAWNNLGVVLMERGKTAEAVQIFRKAFALDNGESTSIRDNLRLALAKSENRDNTAGQIENYKLVRRGSGDFLLRETL; from the coding sequence ATGGGACAGCGCGGATCGACGTGGAAAGGTCGCATTCTACTTATCTGCAGCCTCGCCGGTGTTGCCGCCTGCGGGGCGCCCGCCATTTCAGAAACCGAAGGCGGACCATATGCCCCTGGTATCGACCGCCGCGGGCAGGCTGTTGACGGTGTGGAGGTCGGCCATCGCCTGATGGCCGCCGGCGAATACGAACTGGCGATTGATGCATTCACACGCGCGGCCCTGGAAAACGGAATGACACCAGAGGTGATCTCCGGCCTTGGAACAGCCAATCTTGGCCTGGGACGCCTGGGACAGGCGGAAGAGCTTTTGCGCCGCAGTGTCCGAGAGGAGCCGGACTGGCCCGAAGCGTGGAACAACCTAGGCGTCGTTTTGATGGAAAGGGGTAAAACGGCAGAAGCCGTGCAAATCTTTCGAAAGGCCTTCGCGCTCGACAATGGCGAAAGCACATCAATCCGAGACAATTTACGCTTAGCGCTCGCAAAATCCGAAAATCGTGATAATACTGCTGGACAAATAGAAAACTATAAACTGGTGCGGCGCGGCAGCGGTGATTTCCTGCTTCGCGAGACACTATGA
- a CDS encoding lipopolysaccharide assembly protein LapB → MRHPILLSVCLTGAFALSACGEKNGDETVERAFQDVNVIDESNLNDVMLTVADPNEAVTHFQRTAKDNPDRIDAQRGLALSLVRARRISEAVPAWSKVVSMKDATPEDSVNLADALIRAGDWDRAEKTLDDIPPTHETFKRYRLEAMVADANKEWKTADSFYETALGLTTRPAGVLNNWGYSKLTRGDFSEAERLFTEAIRQDESLFTAKNNMVLARGAQRNYTLPVIPMSQIERAQLLHTMALSAVKQGDVETGKGILRESIDTHPQHFEEAVRSLRALEQS, encoded by the coding sequence ATGCGCCACCCTATCCTTTTATCGGTGTGCCTGACCGGTGCATTCGCCTTATCGGCGTGCGGCGAGAAGAATGGCGACGAAACGGTTGAGCGGGCCTTTCAGGACGTCAATGTCATCGACGAAAGCAATCTGAACGACGTCATGCTGACCGTCGCGGACCCGAACGAAGCGGTCACTCATTTCCAACGCACCGCCAAGGACAATCCGGATCGAATTGATGCGCAACGCGGCCTTGCTCTTTCGCTGGTCCGCGCCCGCCGGATCAGCGAAGCCGTTCCGGCCTGGTCAAAAGTCGTATCGATGAAAGACGCAACGCCCGAGGACAGCGTGAACCTGGCTGATGCCCTGATCCGCGCGGGCGATTGGGATCGCGCCGAAAAGACGCTGGATGATATTCCACCCACGCATGAAACATTCAAACGCTATCGTCTTGAGGCGATGGTCGCGGACGCGAACAAGGAATGGAAAACCGCGGACAGTTTCTATGAAACTGCGCTTGGATTGACCACGCGCCCGGCGGGCGTTCTGAACAATTGGGGCTATTCCAAACTGACCCGGGGAGACTTCTCGGAAGCCGAGCGTCTTTTCACCGAAGCCATTCGCCAAGATGAGAGCCTGTTCACCGCCAAAAACAACATGGTGTTGGCGCGAGGCGCACAGCGCAACTATACCCTGCCCGTCATCCCGATGAGCCAGATCGAGCGCGCCCAGCTTTTGCATACCATGGCGCTTTCTGCGGTCAAACAGGGCGATGTCGAGACCGGCAAGGGGATCTTGCGCGAATCCATCGACACCCATCCCCAGCATTTCGAAGAGGCGGTGCGGTCGTTGCGCGCGCTTGAACAAAGCTGA
- a CDS encoding prepilin peptidase, translating into MTIPSAQALFFLPFVLPICFYVAFTDLREMRITNQAVLVLGALFLVLGLFVMPFADYGWRLAQLAIVLVIGIVLNAGGAVGAGDAKFAAAAAPYIAAGDFRLIIVIFAANLLAAVATHRLAKYTPLRRIAPHWKSWDRGWKFPMGLSLGGTLAIYLILGVYLGG; encoded by the coding sequence ATGACGATCCCCAGCGCGCAGGCCCTGTTTTTCCTGCCGTTCGTGCTCCCGATCTGCTTTTACGTGGCGTTCACCGATCTGCGCGAAATGCGCATCACAAATCAGGCCGTTCTTGTTCTTGGCGCGCTGTTTCTGGTCTTGGGGCTCTTTGTCATGCCTTTTGCAGATTATGGCTGGCGACTTGCTCAACTGGCCATCGTCCTTGTAATCGGCATTGTTCTCAATGCCGGTGGCGCGGTTGGTGCGGGGGATGCGAAATTCGCCGCAGCCGCTGCGCCCTACATCGCCGCAGGTGATTTTCGGCTCATCATCGTGATATTCGCTGCCAATCTTCTGGCAGCCGTCGCCACGCACCGACTTGCGAAATACACGCCCCTGCGCCGGATCGCTCCGCATTGGAAAAGCTGGGACAGGGGTTGGAAGTTTCCGATGGGCCTGTCTTTGGGAGGCACGCTCGCAATTTATCTGATCCTGGGCGTTTATCTGGGCGGCTGA
- a CDS encoding ATPase, producing MNMQPTAVMAPPPPRNMSEMKLPIVMMRDILLKTVFRKNVDMVSEIAEAICLPVTVTQELVDLAREQKLIEATGTLNANNGNEMGYQLTDAGKARALDALSQSEYFGAMPVPLDVYREQVERQSIKNIQITRDQLTSAMGHLILPDSLLDHLGPAVSAGRSILMYGPPGNGKSSISNGIRDAMGDRVYVPYAIEYSGQVITVYDPIVHSAAEVQKDDPTSLRRTGNRFDTRYVCCARPTVVTGGELSLSMLDLVYNPTARTYQAPLQLKSSGGIFIVDDLGRQEEPPQALVNRWIVPLEESKDILGLQSGEKFEVPFDTLVIFSTNFHPNEIFDQAALRRIFFKIKIDGPNQENFLKIFALVARKKNMPLDEGALLHLLKVKYPTIDNIYANYQPVFLIDQMIAICEFEGIPYQMTPDLIDRAWANMFVKDETIVK from the coding sequence ATGAATATGCAGCCCACCGCCGTAATGGCGCCTCCGCCGCCCCGGAATATGTCGGAAATGAAACTCCCGATCGTCATGATGCGGGACATTTTGCTGAAGACGGTTTTCCGCAAAAACGTCGACATGGTCAGCGAGATTGCGGAAGCGATTTGTTTGCCCGTCACCGTGACGCAGGAATTGGTGGATCTCGCCCGCGAACAGAAACTGATTGAAGCGACGGGCACGCTGAATGCCAATAACGGCAATGAAATGGGCTATCAATTGACCGATGCCGGCAAGGCCCGGGCGCTCGACGCGCTGTCGCAATCGGAATATTTCGGCGCCATGCCCGTGCCGCTGGATGTCTATCGCGAACAGGTTGAGCGTCAATCCATCAAGAACATCCAGATCACCCGCGATCAACTGACCAGCGCGATGGGCCATCTGATCCTGCCCGACAGCCTGCTTGATCATCTGGGGCCCGCGGTCAGCGCAGGCCGTTCGATCCTGATGTATGGGCCACCGGGCAACGGCAAATCCTCGATCTCCAACGGCATTCGGGACGCGATGGGCGACAGGGTCTATGTGCCCTACGCCATTGAATATTCGGGACAAGTCATCACGGTCTATGACCCGATCGTGCATTCCGCGGCCGAAGTTCAAAAGGACGATCCCACCTCGCTCCGCCGCACGGGCAATCGCTTTGATACCCGGTATGTCTGCTGCGCGCGGCCAACGGTTGTCACAGGGGGCGAGCTGTCACTCTCGATGCTCGACCTGGTCTACAACCCGACCGCGCGGACCTATCAGGCGCCCTTGCAGCTCAAATCTTCGGGCGGCATCTTTATCGTGGATGACCTTGGCCGTCAGGAGGAGCCGCCGCAGGCTCTCGTGAACCGCTGGATCGTCCCCTTGGAGGAGAGCAAGGACATCCTTGGCCTGCAATCGGGCGAAAAGTTCGAGGTGCCGTTCGACACGCTGGTGATCTTCTCCACCAACTTCCACCCGAACGAGATCTTTGACCAGGCGGCCTTGCGGCGGATCTTCTTCAAGATCAAGATCGACGGGCCGAACCAGGAAAACTTCCTGAAGATCTTCGCCCTTGTCGCCCGCAAAAAGAATATGCCTCTGGACGAGGGCGCGCTGCTGCACCTGTTGAAGGTCAAGTATCCGACCATCGACAATATCTATGCCAACTATCAACCGGTTTTCCTGATCGACCAGATGATCGCCATCTGCGAGTTCGAAGGGATCCCCTACCAGATGACCCCGGACCTGATAGACCGCGCCTGGGCCAACATGTTCGTCAAAGACGAAACCATCGTGAAATGA
- a CDS encoding NAD(P)-dependent oxidoreductase encodes MAAHVTNDPAHFAAGLQTLITVVRDEEQTEEVLFKAQGFAAAPRLETIILCSTLSPQYVRALPVRVARHISLIDAPMSGAQIAAEEARLSFMLGGAAGLLDRHQPLFDAMGAHFHRMGAYGAGMQAKVLNNLLAASNTAMTRLVLDWAEASGIEERALLDLIQTSSGQNWFASHFDDIEFARDGYAPDNSISILVKDIASALDAAPPDADIALPKTIQTAILNLKTR; translated from the coding sequence ATGGCCGCCCATGTTACAAATGACCCTGCTCATTTTGCCGCGGGCCTGCAAACCCTCATCACCGTCGTGCGGGACGAGGAGCAGACCGAGGAGGTCCTCTTCAAGGCCCAGGGTTTTGCCGCAGCGCCGCGCCTTGAGACCATTATCCTCTGCTCCACGCTTTCACCCCAATATGTCCGCGCGCTGCCTGTGCGGGTGGCACGACATATCTCTCTGATCGACGCCCCGATGTCCGGAGCCCAGATCGCGGCGGAAGAGGCGCGCCTGTCTTTCATGCTGGGCGGCGCCGCGGGACTGCTTGACCGTCACCAGCCGCTCTTTGACGCGATGGGCGCCCACTTTCACCGGATGGGAGCTTATGGCGCAGGCATGCAGGCCAAGGTCCTCAACAACCTCCTGGCCGCCTCCAACACCGCGATGACGCGGCTGGTGCTCGACTGGGCCGAGGCCTCTGGGATCGAGGAGCGTGCCTTGCTGGATCTGATCCAAACCTCCTCGGGCCAGAATTGGTTCGCCTCACACTTTGACGATATTGAATTCGCCCGCGACGGCTATGCGCCCGACAATTCGATCAGCATCCTCGTCAAGGACATCGCATCGGCCCTCGATGCGGCACCACCGGATGCAGATATCGCGCTGCCGAAGACGATTCAAACCGCCATCCTCAATTTGAAGACGCGGTAA
- a CDS encoding ligase-associated DNA damage response DEXH box helicase: protein MRVLPEMFQTWFSSKGWSIHPHQQEMLNRASDPALLLIAPTGGGKTLAGFLPTLVDLAEDPADGMHTLYVSPLKALAADIKRNLTTPVEEMGLPIRIDDRTGDTPASRKKRQRADPPHILLTTPESLALLTSYEDAPRMFAGLKRIVVDEIHALAESKRGDQLMLALARLQSYCPDLRRVGLSATVEDPHAIAHQLARHPDPCEILHADPGPAPDIRMLETEEKPPWAGGGAAYAIPAVLEQVRQHKTTLIFHNTRAQAELFFHNLWLANEDALPIGIHHGSLDRVQRERVEGAMVRGELRAIVCTGSLDLGIDWGDVDLVIQIGAPKNVKRLVQRIGRANHRYNAPSKALLVPANRFEVVECFAALDAVRTGDLDGDPRGSGPLDVLCQHILIAACAGPFDADALYAEMTSAGAYSALDRETFDACLDFCATGGYALRAYDQWQRIVLRDGLWHLRDPRAAQRIRMNIGTIQDTDTLKVRLKRNRGGKPLGEIEEGFAATLTPGDTFLIGGQIVRYESLREMTVEVTRRADKKPKIATFMGTKFATSTQLSARILDMFAQDNWPALPKHTADWLALQREVSQLPQKGRLLIESFPHDGREQMVVYGFAGRNAQQTLGLLLTKRLEEMGLNPLGFVSTDYATLIWGLDAMQDPAPLFDIAALRDGLDTWLAGNAVMKRTFRASATIAGLIERNTPSARKSGRQATFSSDILYDTLLKYDPDHLMMRITREEALRGLVDFGRIEEMAERVEGRIDHLQLDRVTPLAAPLFLEPGRVPIKGLAEERLLAEEADRLMELAGLGELPEPPKPQWRVPF from the coding sequence ATGCGCGTATTGCCCGAAATGTTCCAGACCTGGTTTTCCAGCAAAGGCTGGTCCATCCACCCGCACCAGCAGGAGATGCTGAACCGTGCCAGCGATCCAGCCCTTCTGCTGATCGCGCCCACAGGCGGCGGCAAAACGCTTGCCGGCTTCCTGCCCACTTTGGTCGATCTGGCAGAGGACCCGGCAGACGGCATGCACACGCTCTACGTCTCGCCGCTCAAGGCACTGGCGGCGGATATCAAACGCAACCTGACCACGCCCGTCGAAGAGATGGGCCTGCCCATCCGCATTGACGACCGCACCGGGGACACGCCTGCCAGCCGCAAGAAACGCCAACGCGCCGACCCGCCGCATATCCTGCTCACCACGCCAGAAAGCCTCGCCCTCCTGACCTCCTACGAAGATGCGCCGCGTATGTTCGCGGGCCTCAAACGCATCGTGGTCGATGAGATCCATGCGCTCGCCGAAAGCAAGCGGGGGGATCAGCTCATGCTCGCCCTCGCCCGGCTTCAAAGCTACTGCCCCGATCTGCGCCGGGTCGGACTCAGTGCCACGGTGGAGGACCCGCACGCCATCGCCCATCAACTGGCCCGTCATCCCGATCCTTGCGAGATCCTGCATGCCGATCCGGGTCCCGCCCCCGATATCCGCATGCTGGAAACCGAGGAAAAGCCCCCCTGGGCCGGCGGGGGCGCCGCCTATGCCATCCCGGCGGTGCTAGAGCAGGTGCGCCAGCACAAGACCACGCTCATCTTCCACAACACCCGCGCGCAGGCGGAGCTTTTCTTCCATAACCTGTGGCTTGCCAATGAAGACGCCCTGCCCATCGGTATCCATCACGGCAGCCTCGACCGGGTACAGCGCGAGCGGGTCGAGGGCGCGATGGTCCGCGGAGAGCTGCGCGCGATCGTCTGCACCGGCAGCCTCGATCTGGGGATCGACTGGGGTGATGTGGACCTGGTGATCCAGATCGGCGCGCCCAAGAACGTAAAACGCCTCGTCCAGCGGATCGGGCGGGCCAATCACCGCTACAACGCCCCCTCCAAGGCGTTGCTGGTACCTGCGAACCGGTTCGAGGTCGTTGAATGCTTCGCCGCTCTGGACGCCGTGCGCACTGGTGATCTGGACGGGGACCCGCGCGGCTCCGGCCCGCTCGACGTGCTCTGCCAGCATATCCTCATCGCCGCCTGCGCGGGACCCTTCGATGCCGATGCGCTCTATGCCGAGATGACCAGCGCCGGCGCCTATTCCGCTCTGGATCGGGAAACCTTCGACGCCTGTCTCGATTTCTGCGCGACCGGCGGCTACGCCCTGCGCGCCTATGATCAATGGCAGCGGATCGTGCTGCGCGACGGGCTCTGGCATCTGCGTGACCCGCGCGCGGCACAACGCATCCGGATGAATATCGGCACGATCCAGGACACCGACACGCTCAAGGTGCGTCTGAAACGCAATCGCGGCGGCAAACCATTAGGCGAGATCGAGGAAGGCTTTGCCGCCACCCTCACCCCCGGCGACACGTTCCTGATCGGCGGGCAGATCGTCCGCTATGAGAGCCTGCGCGAGATGACGGTGGAGGTCACCCGGCGCGCCGACAAGAAGCCCAAGATCGCCACCTTCATGGGTACGAAATTCGCCACCTCCACCCAACTCAGCGCCCGCATTCTTGACATGTTCGCCCAGGACAACTGGCCGGCCCTGCCCAAGCACACTGCCGACTGGCTGGCCCTGCAGCGGGAGGTCTCGCAATTGCCCCAGAAAGGCCGCCTGCTGATCGAAAGCTTCCCCCATGACGGACGCGAGCAGATGGTCGTCTACGGCTTTGCCGGACGCAATGCACAGCAAACCCTTGGCCTCCTTCTTACCAAACGGCTGGAGGAGATGGGGCTGAACCCGCTGGGCTTCGTTTCTACCGACTATGCGACGCTGATCTGGGGACTGGACGCCATGCAGGACCCCGCGCCGCTTTTTGATATCGCGGCCCTGCGCGACGGGCTCGACACTTGGCTGGCTGGAAACGCGGTGATGAAACGCACCTTCCGGGCCAGCGCGACGATTGCCGGGCTGATCGAGCGCAACACGCCGTCCGCGCGCAAATCCGGGCGGCAGGCAACGTTTTCGTCGGATATCCTTTATGACACGCTTTTGAAATACGACCCCGACCACCTGATGATGCGCATCACGCGGGAGGAAGCGTTGCGCGGCCTCGTTGATTTCGGCCGGATCGAGGAGATGGCAGAGCGCGTCGAGGGTCGCATCGACCATCTGCAACTGGACCGCGTGACCCCGCTGGCCGCCCCTCTCTTCCTCGAACCGGGGCGGGTGCCGATCAAAGGGCTGGCCGAAGAACGTCTGCTCGCGGAGGAAGCGGATCGGCTCATGGAACTGGCGGGGCTTGGGGAACTGCCCGAACCGCCCAAGCCGCAATGGCGGGTTCCCTTCTAG
- the pdeM gene encoding ligase-associated DNA damage response endonuclease PdeM yields the protein MNLHEFSLAGATLKALGSGALWWPDQALLCVSDLHLGKSERIARRGGAALPPYETRDTLSRLASDLAQTEAKTVICLGDSFDDLGAAMALPEEERLWIARLQAGRRWVWIEGNHDPGPVDLDGEHLVELFLAPLTFRHIAEDGADGEISGHYHPKADIPTRARMISRPAFLVDQSRVILPSYGTYTGGLRCTSDILARLMREDALAILTGPAPKAVPMPRLRHV from the coding sequence ATGAACTTGCATGAGTTTTCCTTGGCAGGCGCAACTCTCAAGGCGCTGGGATCCGGCGCGTTGTGGTGGCCGGATCAGGCGCTGCTTTGCGTGTCGGATCTGCATCTGGGCAAATCCGAGCGGATCGCGCGGCGTGGCGGGGCTGCACTGCCCCCCTATGAGACACGCGACACCTTGAGCCGACTTGCGAGTGATCTTGCGCAGACTGAGGCCAAGACGGTGATCTGCCTTGGCGACAGCTTCGACGATCTCGGCGCGGCGATGGCGCTGCCGGAGGAAGAACGACTGTGGATTGCCCGGCTCCAGGCCGGACGCCGGTGGGTGTGGATCGAGGGCAACCATGACCCCGGCCCCGTCGATCTGGATGGCGAGCACCTGGTCGAGCTTTTCCTTGCGCCGCTCACCTTCCGCCATATTGCCGAGGATGGTGCAGACGGAGAGATTTCCGGGCACTATCATCCAAAGGCTGACATCCCGACGCGGGCGCGCATGATCTCTCGCCCGGCCTTTTTGGTGGACCAGAGCCGGGTGATTCTACCGTCTTACGGCACCTACACAGGCGGTCTGCGCTGCACGTCAGACATCCTTGCCCGCCTCATGCGCGAGGACGCTCTTGCCATCCTGACGGGGCCCGCCCCCAAGGCGGTGCCGATGCCGCGCCTCAGACATGTGTGA